The sequence ACGCAAGTGCAATGCTGGAATgcatttttattggttgaagGGACTAGGCAATGTAAGGTCTTTTGTATATTTGATTATAATATATCATCTTTTTctataatcataatcatagaTATATATTTCTGACCCAGAAAGGACAAAATCATAgacatatataattatacattGTTAATCATTCATATACATAGATAGTACCTCCGGATAAGAACCAACAAGGATATCACAATTTTTTGTATAGAAAATGTCAAACTATTGTTTCAGTATTTAAGTCTTGCCCATACATGATCTCTGATTGCTTATTCACGAATTCATAAAAGAGTTGCACATTGGTAAtaagatgaaaaatatatatgatagcCAGATGGTGGCATGGCTTCACTTTGGTCAGGTTCAcaattttttgtataaaaaaatgtCAAACTATTGTTTCAGTATTTAAGTCTTGCCCATACATGATGTCTGATTGCTTATTCACGAATTCTTAAAAGAGGTGCACATTGAGTAAtaagatgaaaaatatatatgatagcCAGATGGTGGCATGGCTTCACTTTGGTCAGGTTCACATGCCATTTTTGTACGGAAACAAATAGAGAACAGAAGCTGaaggtaaaagaaaaaaaagtacaaGAAGGATGAGTTTTGAGATGAATATGGACAGCGTATTAACTAGAATCAGGCTACGTTCAGGCTAAAATTTGCGGTTTCACAATTCTACTATAGTATCTTCTAATTAATAAGCCATAACTTTGCTGGTATGTCCGCGAGCTACCTCTTTATCGCTTAGGGCTTCTAGTCTTATTCATGACATCGATTAAATATTGTGTCTTTAATATTCAGTTTAGAGTGCTTGTGACTTGGGTTCCAAGGATGGAATGTTAACACTAAAACCAGTGCCATGCCAGCCTTTTCAGGGGACTCATGAATTTCTatacaattttaataattattataatataatttaaatgatattaaaatattaaaacagaaaattgAAATAAGTCTATAAATGATAACatttatagatttaaaattaCGTTTTTCTTATAGATAATATCAATATATGAGCATTTTTTATCTTTctcaaaaattcagaaaaataaaattactagtgtttatataataaaactaaaatatggCAATGAAAGAATAAGAAAATAGAAGCACAATAAGATTTTGTGAAATacatttgaaaaacaaaaaataatttggaTCTTTAGaacatcaaataaataaaattaaaactaaatctTACTTCTTTTTATTGACAAATAGTTTATAACAATAATTTGGGTTTTGAGCTAAGtgcaaaatataaatattcttGAACCATTAGGCTGACTTTTTAGAGATTTGGGACCCCAACTTTTATGAATTATGTGGGGATCTAAGGCTAATGTCTTTTTCCTAACACTATATGCACGTCTTCGACTCAAACTAGATCAACCAGATCAAATGGAACAAGTCGATCTGAATGGAAGAAATAATGTTAATGCAGATCAATTGCAATTATTccaaataaaatcataataaacAGGATATTGCTAAACAAACATAAtaaactgtatatatatatatatatattgatttccTCATCGGATATATGATAATTGGTAGAAAAAGTAAAATTTGAATAGTTTTGTGAACTTAAAGAAGTTGTAAAAGAGTAATGAATTATCAAGAggaatgaaaaataataattaacaggAAACGCCAACTATAAGAAACAAACTGTCAACCCTTGATTTGGGGTCATCCCAAGTGTGCCTACCTGTGTTAGTTCACAAAGAAACCGTTCACAAAATGCAATGTAGTGAAATTTCACATTTGTTATTCGTCTATATATCCAACCACTGACTACTACTAGATTCATATCAAGTACTATTATAATACTCTCTTATCAAAATGTGGACCAACAAGTTTTTCTTCCTTCTTACAGTTGCATGCATGGTCGTGTTCGGTACAGCTCAAACGTTGCCTTCGATACCTGGACAGGACCCAGCAGATTGTTTGTCATCGTTGGAACTTATTCCTAACTGTATCTCAGAAATTTTTGGATCGATAATAAGTGGACAAATCGGGACTATTGGTCACTCTTGCTGCCATGCCTTTTTGGGTCTCAATGCAGATTGTGTCACTCAGACGTTTGCCTTCGCTCCTCTCTTCCCTCCGACTCTACGGGTTCATTGTTCCAAACAATCGTAATGCCATAATTATTCTACATGTTCTAGGTCATAAATGTGCTAACAGTGTTATGGTTCGGCTTAAGTAACAACTTCCAAGTATGTGATCATCATTATCCATATTTCGTGTTGATATAAACACGTGaataactatataataataataataatctaaagGATAAGTCTAAACCATAATATACTCATGAAAACATAAACATGTTTGGTTCCTTACAAAGCCGGTGTGTTCTCCTTTGGCTTTGGTTGGTCACGTTAATACCACAAAATGTGTTACTATCTTGTTCACACAATATCTTTCGGTATGCAAGAGTAAGTGATGGACTTATTACTATTTTCGCCGTCTTTAGCATTGGTTGGCCTGATTCAAAAGATGGCCACCACTTTAAGATTATTGCAGATCAGTTGCTTGTTATTGAAGAACAAAAATAGTACGAAACAATATGTATTAAATTATATCATAATAAACCCTACAGAATAATGTTTGGATAATAATCGCAAAAGCATAAAACCCCCATAACAGTctattttgtttggttttgccTTGactttttttcaattgacatcCTCCGATTGTCAAAGTACGATTAGTCTAGCTAGCTATAACAGCTGAAAATGTATTTATAGAATGTATGTTAGtttataaattgtattttagatatatattaggAAATAATCTGTACCGTACGCGGagtgaaataattaattaaattatttattttacgttGTAATAAGAGATTTGTTGTTATAGTTATTTCAAAGGATGTGCATTAAGATATATGTTCAGATTCAGTTGATCTATTCggattttgatttttagagttcgaaatttaaatatgattcggatatttacaaatttttatttgaatttagaTTGGATTTGGTTCGAATCATTGCACGTTTGGTTCGAGTTTGAGGTCGGgtacttattttaattatgcaattaaaaaaaatccaaatatacTTAATCATCAGaatctgaaaataaaaataatataaaattcttCATAAAATagttcaatttaaatatttagatggagaaaaatatattcagtattttgaacatatttcgttattttaaatattttcatattaataaatatctaatagatataaaatttaaaataactaatatatgtAAGTATATAATTGtgtttttttagatatttttggtaTCTAAAATATTTCAGTTTGAATCAAATTCGGGTCTGGTTATCCGGATATTAAACTTTAGATTCATTTGAGTACTTAATCAGTTTTAGTTTGTGTTTAGTATTACTTTTAAATCAAGTTCGGTTATGTTCTTCGGATCCAAATATTTTACCCAGACCTACTTTCATCTACaaatatacacaaaaataaatcaatgtaaaactaatatattaggcttattttgcatacataaataTTGGACCATACTTTAATAATACCAATAAAAATGGTCGAGCATCGTGTCAATATTGTTGGACATGTTAAATTTTGACATAGTCTATAACCAATAATgtgtattttcttataaa comes from Brassica rapa cultivar Chiifu-401-42 chromosome A02, CAAS_Brap_v3.01, whole genome shotgun sequence and encodes:
- the LOC103854523 gene encoding uncharacterized protein LOC103854523, encoding MWTNKFFFLLTVACMVVFGTAQTLPSIPGQDPADCLSSLELIPNCISEIFGSIISGQIGTIGHSCCHAFLGLNADCVTQTFAFAPLFPPTLRVHCSKQS